Genomic DNA from Clostridia bacterium:
TCACACCGGCGAGGTTAGGGCCGGCCCCCTAGGGGATTATCAACACCTGGCCGGGGTAGATGGTGGTGCTGGTCAGGCCGTTGGCGGCCATGATGGCTTCAGCGGTGGCGCCAAACCTTTGGGCAATCAAGTAAAGGGTATCTCCTGGCTGCACCGTATAACGGGTGGACCTGGGGCTCGGTGAAGCCGGCGCTCCCACCGGGATGTTTAGGGTCTGGCCCACGTAGATGGTGGTAGTGGTGAGCCGGTTGGCGGCCATGATCGCCTCCACGGTGGTACCGTAGCGCTGGGCCAGGGAAAATAGGGTCTCTCCAGCTTGTACTACGTGCCGAATCGTTCCTGGCACTGGCGGGGGCGGTGGAAGCGCCTCGGCAACCGCAGGTATGATTAAGACTTGGCCGGGATAAATGGCGGTAGAGGTAAGGTTGTTAGCAGTAATGATGGCACCGACGGGAACTCCAAATCGCTGCCCGATCAACCACAAGGTGTCGCCAGGCTGGACCACGTAGGTGCGGCTCACCTGTCCAGGTACGTAACCATCCGCAGCAATCACTACCCGCATTCCCACCCATACCTGGTCAAACAAAGCTTCCACATCGGAATTGTACATGCGGATGCAGCCATTGGATACTTCCCCGCCAATGCTCCAAGGGGCATTGGTGCCATGAATGCCGATCCCGTTTTCGGTAACCCCGAGCCACCTGGTACCAAACGGCCCGCCCGGATCCATGGCCGCATTTAAAATGGAAAAGGTGCCCGTGGGGGTAGGGGTAGCCGGCTTACCGATACCCACCGGCCAAGCTCCCAGCTGGGTGGTATTCTCCAGAAGTTGCAGCTGCCTCCGTCCTAAGCTCACTCTAATGTACCGCTCCACCTGGCGCATTTCTGGCAGGCTGCTGTCGCTTCCACCACTACTGGCGCCCGCGCCGGCATCGGCGCCGGCGCCGTTATCCGCCTCAGCTCCAGAAACCACATAAGGTACAGGCAAGGGAGGCAAAGGCCGCCCTCCAAACAGGCGGCGCCAGGTCCGGAACTCAATCTCTCCCGTCTGCGGTAGGCCAACAAAAGCTTGAAACCGTCTCACCGCCTCAGCGGTCCGATTGCCGTAAACGTTGTCAACGTACCCGGCATCATAGCCCAGCATGTTGAGCTGCTCCTGGACCAGCCCCACGTAGTAATTTCGCATAGTCGGGCGCAAGACTACAAAACCGTTGCTCATACTTTCACCCTCTTCGAGATGTCGGCAAAACACTTAGCCTGAGCAAGTTCGAGCATTATATGTTATGCCAACCGAAAGAGGGTTGTTAGCTGGCTCCTAGCTGGCAACTGAATCCGGATGCCTTACTCGGGGCTAGAGCCGCTGACTGGATAAGCGGCAACCGCAGTGGCCAGGGTGCCATTTCCGGCTACGTAGTAGGCAATGCGCAACGCTTCCCGGATTTCAGCTTCGGAAGCCCCCAAGATCCGGGCTCGACCAGCCAGCGCCTCCACTACTTCCCTGGCACCGTGGGCAGCATCCAGGGCCATGGCAATCAGCACCTTGGTCTTGGCATCCAAAGCTCCTGGTGCCATGGCCAGCTCGGCCAACTGACTGGTCACCTTATAAAGCTCCGGGTCCTTTTCTTCCAACAGTTTTATGAAACCTGGAAGTGCATTGGCCATATTCATTCCTCCTTGGAACTAAAAGGATGTGAACGTAAATCATGTTAGCACGGTTAAAGTCTTAAGTCTACATGTTCAGGCGCCAATGCATGAACCTAGGCTTCTGATCTTGGATGAACTCACCAGCGGCCTCGACCCGCTGGTGCAGAAGCGCCTGTATGAGCTCTTACTAGAGGAAAACCGCAAAGGCGTGACTGTCTTCTTCTCCTCCCATGTACTCTCCGAGGTTCAGAAGCTCTGCCACCGGGTCGCCCCTCTCAAAGAAGGCCGG
This window encodes:
- a CDS encoding carboxymuconolactone decarboxylase family protein — translated: MANALPGFIKLLEEKDPELYKVTSQLAELAMAPGALDAKTKVLIAMALDAAHGAREVVEALAGRARILGASEAEIREALRIAYYVAGNGTLATAVAAYPVSGSSPE
- a CDS encoding LysM peptidoglycan-binding domain-containing protein, whose amino-acid sequence is MSNGFVVLRPTMRNYYVGLVQEQLNMLGYDAGYVDNVYGNRTAEAVRRFQAFVGLPQTGEIEFRTWRRLFGGRPLPPLPVPYVVSGAEADNGAGADAGAGASSGGSDSSLPEMRQVERYIRVSLGRRQLQLLENTTQLGAWPVGIGKPATPTPTGTFSILNAAMDPGGPFGTRWLGVTENGIGIHGTNAPWSIGGEVSNGCIRMYNSDVEALFDQVWVGMRVVIAADGYVPGQVSRTYVVQPGDTLWLIGQRFGVPVGAIITANNLTSTAIYPGQVLIIPAVAEALPPPPPVPGTIRHVVQAGETLFSLAQRYGTTVEAIMAANRLTTTTIYVGQTLNIPVGAPASPSPRSTRYTVQPGDTLYLIAQRFGATAEAIMAANGLTSTTIYPGQVLIIP